In Saccharicrinis fermentans DSM 9555 = JCM 21142, a genomic segment contains:
- the cobC gene encoding alpha-ribazole phosphatase family protein encodes MKELYIIRHTTPNIEPGICYGDSDLDVADSFKEEAEKIKNLLINLTPAYIFSSPLIRCRKLGEALFPGSVIHYDNRLKELNFGDWEMKPWKDIDKEVLKIWSDDFVHKSTPNGENFNQLFSRASHFIDNDILPLKEHSKIAMVTHSGIMRCLISRYLHIPMDKIFSLKLNYGAVIKITLHESFEEVDFIK; translated from the coding sequence ATGAAAGAGTTATATATAATCAGACATACCACCCCAAACATTGAACCTGGTATATGTTATGGAGATTCTGATCTGGACGTGGCGGACAGCTTTAAAGAGGAGGCTGAAAAAATCAAAAACTTGCTCATCAACCTCACCCCTGCATATATCTTCTCCAGTCCATTGATCAGATGTCGGAAATTAGGCGAAGCCTTATTTCCAGGTTCAGTGATTCATTACGATAACAGACTAAAGGAATTAAATTTTGGAGATTGGGAGATGAAACCTTGGAAAGACATAGATAAGGAAGTGCTAAAAATATGGAGTGATGATTTTGTTCATAAGTCCACTCCAAACGGCGAAAACTTTAACCAACTCTTCTCCAGAGCCAGCCATTTTATCGACAACGACATTCTTCCTTTGAAAGAGCATTCGAAGATAGCGATGGTTACCCATTCAGGTATTATGCGATGCCTTATATCTCGGTATTTGCATATTCCTATGGATAAGATATTTAGCCTAAAACTAAATTATGGAGCAGTGATTAAAATTACCCTTCATGAAAGCTTTGAG
- a CDS encoding LolA family protein: MKKILLLVALIPGFVFAQNPEQAKKILDQVTAKTKTYKTIKASFSFKLENLQENIQEEYAGTISIKGDKYKANLMDVDTYFDGKTLWTHMIDAEEVNIDEPDPDDEETLNPASIFTIYQTGFKYAYLGEKEINGTAIYSIDLYPLNRDKPYSRIRLDIKKEALQINKIQQIGKDGNNYTISIDQLESNTPMDDSMFVYDENANPNVDIIDMR, translated from the coding sequence ATGAAAAAAATACTTTTACTAGTGGCTTTAATTCCCGGATTCGTGTTTGCTCAAAACCCGGAACAAGCAAAGAAGATCTTGGATCAAGTGACAGCAAAAACAAAAACATACAAAACGATTAAAGCCAGCTTTTCATTCAAACTGGAAAATCTTCAAGAAAATATTCAGGAAGAATACGCAGGCACCATCTCCATCAAAGGCGATAAATACAAAGCCAACTTAATGGATGTAGATACCTATTTTGATGGAAAAACACTTTGGACACACATGATTGACGCCGAAGAGGTAAACATTGATGAGCCAGACCCAGATGATGAAGAAACCCTAAATCCGGCTTCTATTTTTACCATTTACCAAACTGGTTTTAAATATGCTTATTTAGGAGAAAAGGAAATTAATGGCACGGCCATATACTCCATAGACCTTTATCCACTCAACCGCGATAAACCATATTCTCGCATTCGCTTGGATATTAAAAAAGAGGCTCTACAAATCAACAAAATCCAACAGATTGGAAAGGATGGAAACAATTACACTATTTCCATCGATCAACTAGAAAGTAATACTCCCATGGATGATAGTATGTTTGTGTATGACGAGAATGCTAACCCCAATGTGGATATTATAGATATGAGATAA
- the ctlX gene encoding citrulline utilization hydrolase CtlX encodes MTQATSNILLVRPANFGFNPQTAISNAFQNTVDMDAAEIKKQVLKEFDTFANRLKDKGVNVMVIQDTDTPIKPDAIFPNNWGSFHADGTVILYPMATPNRQVEKRPDIIECIKKHFDIKEIIDFSRYEEEGFALEGTGSIIFDHLHKIAYAGLSPRTNKDLFIKLCDSIHYKPISFTATDKTGQEIYHTNVMMCVSEKFSVICLESIHNQEERNTVIHSLEHTGHQIIDISLEQVNHFAGNMLSLVTRKGEEILVMSQSAYQVLTKKQRSALENYCEPFPMHIQTIEKIGGGSARCMISEIFLPQKHHCHV; translated from the coding sequence ATGACGCAAGCAACTTCAAATATTTTATTGGTACGTCCTGCTAATTTTGGCTTCAACCCTCAAACAGCTATTTCCAATGCATTCCAGAACACTGTTGACATGGACGCTGCTGAAATCAAAAAACAAGTACTAAAAGAATTCGACACATTTGCAAATCGCCTAAAGGACAAAGGAGTAAATGTTATGGTGATACAAGATACGGACACTCCCATTAAACCAGACGCTATTTTTCCCAATAACTGGGGGTCCTTTCACGCAGATGGCACCGTCATATTATACCCCATGGCCACACCCAATCGTCAAGTGGAAAAAAGACCTGATATTATTGAGTGTATCAAAAAACACTTTGATATCAAGGAGATAATAGACTTCTCAAGGTATGAAGAGGAAGGCTTCGCACTAGAAGGGACAGGTAGTATTATATTCGACCATCTTCACAAAATAGCTTACGCCGGTTTATCACCCCGAACAAACAAGGATCTTTTCATAAAACTATGTGATTCGATACATTACAAACCCATATCTTTCACTGCCACAGACAAAACAGGTCAGGAAATATATCATACCAACGTTATGATGTGCGTAAGCGAAAAGTTCTCCGTAATCTGCCTAGAAAGCATTCACAACCAAGAAGAGAGAAACACCGTCATCCACTCTTTGGAGCACACAGGTCACCAGATCATAGACATTTCGCTTGAACAGGTCAATCATTTTGCCGGCAATATGCTATCCTTAGTAACACGAAAAGGAGAAGAAATATTGGTAATGTCGCAAAGTGCTTATCAAGTGTTAACAAAAAAGCAAAGATCAGCACTAGAAAACTACTGTGAGCCATTTCCCATGCATATACAAACCATTGAGAAAATTGGAGGCGGGAGTGCCAGATGTATGATATCCGAAATATTTCTCCCCCAAAAACACCATTGCCATGTTTAA
- a CDS encoding FtsK/SpoIIIE family DNA translocase has translation MGVKSKRPKSKNKNNIIADFKNKISDFRVRFFIGLFLIVYSLFLLIAFISFVFTGGADHSKFNINFFEFIFNSDINVENRTGKLGAYFADLFINSGIGISAVVIIAALIVLAFKLLNINIASLKKTILHCFYTGVWFSILLGYLSMNAVNDHYILLGGEMGYFMSKWFISAIGHIGIILFLFFTLIIYLTFTFDNFLPFIKQAFASGGAKVTIPVKSEDTQSEDTSLLNVPETDNEDSHIPHEKPNPTPEVEKAEPEQEFIVKKKTPDPVIHENVQNEAIELDISDNEGSAHLHEDDKFTIEKIEEEEDFEVKSHMPQGDYDPTLDLSSYQLPTIDLLEDHHAGNEPVTDQELNSNKDKIVNTLIDYKIEIKSIKATVGPTVTLYEIVPAPGVRISKIKNLEDDIALSLAALGIRIIAPIPGKGTIGIEVPNSEPEVVSMKTIIAAKKFQTTKYELPIALGKTISNETFVIDLTKAPHMLVAGATGQGKSVGLNAIITSLLYKKHPSQLKFVLVDPKKVELNIYSKIERHFLAKLPDDDDEAIITDVQKVVATLNSLTIEMDTRYDLLKKAHARNIKEYNHKFVKRTLNPENGHRFLPYIVVIIDEFADLIMTAGKEVEMPIARIAQLARAVGIHMIVATQRPSTNIITGVIKANFPTRVAFKVASMIDSRTILDSPGANQLIGRGDMLISQGGDLVRVQCAFVDTPEVEKINDFIGSQKGYASALLLPEYIGESSSNEPGEVDLGNKDAFFEEAARVVVANQSGSTSLIQRRFSIGYNRAGRIIDQLEAAGIVGPFEGSKARQVLIPDELSLEHLLKSL, from the coding sequence ATGGGAGTAAAAAGTAAACGACCTAAATCAAAAAATAAAAATAATATCATAGCCGATTTCAAAAATAAGATCAGTGACTTCAGAGTACGTTTTTTTATTGGCTTGTTTTTAATCGTCTATTCATTATTTTTACTGATCGCCTTTATTTCATTTGTCTTTACAGGTGGAGCAGATCACAGCAAATTCAACATCAACTTTTTTGAATTTATATTCAATTCTGATATCAACGTAGAGAATCGAACAGGTAAACTAGGGGCATATTTTGCCGATCTATTTATCAATTCCGGCATCGGCATTTCTGCTGTGGTAATCATTGCAGCGCTCATCGTACTGGCATTTAAACTACTAAATATTAACATTGCTTCCCTAAAAAAAACCATATTACACTGTTTTTACACTGGAGTCTGGTTTTCGATCCTATTAGGATACCTAAGTATGAATGCTGTAAATGACCATTATATATTATTAGGAGGAGAAATGGGCTACTTCATGAGCAAGTGGTTCATATCAGCCATCGGTCACATCGGAATTATTCTATTCCTATTTTTCACACTTATCATTTATTTGACCTTCACATTTGACAATTTTCTTCCTTTTATAAAACAAGCATTTGCTTCTGGAGGTGCAAAAGTAACTATACCAGTAAAAAGCGAAGACACACAAAGCGAAGACACCTCACTACTAAATGTTCCTGAAACAGACAATGAGGATAGCCACATCCCTCACGAAAAACCAAATCCAACACCAGAGGTAGAGAAGGCAGAGCCCGAACAAGAATTCATAGTCAAAAAGAAAACTCCCGATCCTGTCATCCACGAAAACGTGCAGAACGAGGCCATCGAGTTGGACATTTCTGACAACGAAGGCTCAGCGCATTTGCATGAAGACGATAAATTCACCATCGAAAAAATAGAGGAAGAAGAAGACTTTGAAGTTAAATCACACATGCCTCAGGGTGATTACGACCCAACCTTAGACCTTTCTTCTTACCAACTTCCAACCATAGATCTATTAGAAGATCATCATGCAGGTAACGAACCCGTTACAGATCAGGAGCTCAATTCCAATAAAGATAAAATTGTAAATACACTGATTGACTACAAAATTGAGATCAAAAGTATTAAAGCAACTGTTGGTCCCACTGTTACATTATACGAAATTGTTCCAGCCCCAGGTGTTCGGATATCTAAAATCAAAAACTTAGAAGACGACATTGCCCTATCGCTAGCAGCGCTAGGCATACGTATTATTGCACCAATACCAGGAAAAGGAACCATTGGTATCGAAGTTCCCAACAGCGAGCCCGAAGTAGTTTCCATGAAAACTATCATTGCAGCCAAGAAGTTTCAAACCACAAAATACGAGCTTCCCATCGCATTGGGAAAAACCATATCCAATGAGACCTTTGTTATCGATTTAACAAAGGCACCTCATATGCTGGTAGCAGGTGCCACTGGGCAAGGAAAATCAGTGGGATTAAATGCCATCATCACCTCTCTTCTGTATAAAAAACATCCATCTCAGTTAAAGTTCGTTTTAGTAGACCCGAAAAAAGTAGAACTTAACATCTACAGCAAGATTGAACGTCATTTCTTGGCTAAGTTACCAGATGATGATGACGAAGCTATCATCACCGACGTGCAAAAGGTTGTGGCCACATTAAATTCGCTTACCATTGAAATGGATACGAGATATGATCTACTAAAGAAAGCACACGCTCGTAACATTAAAGAATATAACCATAAGTTTGTAAAGCGCACCTTGAATCCAGAAAATGGGCACCGCTTTTTGCCTTATATTGTAGTCATCATTGACGAATTTGCCGACCTCATAATGACAGCAGGCAAGGAGGTAGAAATGCCCATCGCACGAATAGCTCAACTTGCCCGTGCGGTAGGAATACATATGATTGTAGCCACCCAACGTCCATCAACCAATATCATTACGGGCGTTATCAAAGCCAACTTCCCTACCAGAGTAGCTTTTAAAGTCGCCTCTATGATAGACTCCAGGACCATCCTTGATTCTCCTGGAGCCAACCAGCTTATAGGTAGAGGTGATATGCTAATCTCACAAGGAGGTGATCTAGTGCGCGTACAATGTGCTTTCGTTGATACGCCCGAGGTAGAAAAAATAAATGATTTTATTGGCTCACAAAAAGGATACGCCAGCGCATTGCTTTTGCCCGAATATATTGGCGAGAGTTCTTCAAATGAACCAGGTGAAGTAGACCTGGGCAACAAAGATGCCTTTTTTGAAGAAGCTGCACGGGTGGTAGTTGCGAACCAGTCGGGTTCCACATCATTGATTCAACGAAGATTCTCCATCGGCTATAACAGAGCCGGAAGAATCATAGACCAACTGGAAGCTGCCGGAATAGTTGGACCCTTTGAAGGCAGTAAGGCACGTCAGGTTCTTATACCTGATGAACTATCGTTGGAACACCTTTTAAAAAGCTTATAA
- a CDS encoding adenosylcobinamide-GDP ribazoletransferase, translating into MKQIKLFFTALMFITRIPVPKWVGYSEDRLNKCNRYFPLVGIIIGAMGGLVFWLANLIFTPPIAIILSMIATILLTGAFHEDGFADVCDGFGGGWNKEKILEIMKDSRVGAYGMIGMILLLMLKFLALNALPNSLVIPSLIVAHSISRTFAVSTMYSLSYVREDELSKSKPVTKNLHITDLWIAIIMGLISLLIFRNWEVYLTLIPLLIAKYWLERYFNKWIGGYVGDCLGTMQQVTEVIFYLSLLALGTLLQFF; encoded by the coding sequence ATGAAGCAAATAAAACTTTTTTTTACAGCCCTCATGTTCATAACCCGCATACCCGTTCCTAAATGGGTTGGTTACTCAGAGGATCGATTAAATAAATGCAACCGATATTTTCCATTGGTAGGAATAATCATAGGCGCCATGGGAGGATTGGTATTCTGGCTCGCCAATCTAATTTTTACGCCTCCTATTGCCATCATATTATCAATGATAGCAACCATTCTATTAACTGGCGCCTTTCACGAAGACGGATTTGCCGATGTATGTGATGGCTTTGGCGGCGGTTGGAACAAAGAAAAAATTCTGGAGATCATGAAAGATTCCAGAGTAGGTGCCTATGGTATGATTGGCATGATTTTGCTTTTAATGCTAAAATTCCTTGCTCTCAACGCATTACCAAATTCTTTGGTGATACCCTCGCTCATTGTTGCACACAGCATTAGTCGTACCTTTGCTGTTTCTACAATGTACAGTCTATCCTATGTGCGCGAAGATGAATTAAGTAAATCGAAACCTGTGACAAAAAATTTACATATCACAGATTTGTGGATAGCCATAATAATGGGTCTCATATCGCTTTTAATTTTTAGAAATTGGGAAGTCTACCTTACCTTAATACCTCTTTTGATCGCAAAATACTGGCTCGAAAGATACTTTAATAAATGGATAGGTGGTTATGTTGGCGATTGCTTAGGTACGATGCAACAGGTTACCGAAGTGATTTTTTATTTAAGTTTACTTGCCTTAGGAACTTTACTACAGTTCTTTTGA
- the cobT gene encoding nicotinate-nucleotide--dimethylbenzimidazole phosphoribosyltransferase — protein sequence MEFNIQALKSELSEKITHKINTKTKPLGSLGKLESIALKISEIQNTLTPKLINPTIIVCAGDHGVTEEGISPFPQEVTFQMVMNYLSGGAAINVFTKQNNIDLLLVDTGVNFDFESHPHLIDKKIAYGTKNFTKGPAMTQKQCDKALNNGAGLVDELQKKGTNIIGFGEMGIGNTTAAAALLCAYTGCTPNKAAGAGTGLDEKGIAHKASVIEIALQLHKELKDPMHILAALGGFEMATITGAMLQAAKYKMTIMIDGFIVTSALLAAYKINNNILDYCIFSHKSHENGHDLMLNYLQAEPILDLDMRLGEGTGSAVAYPIIESAIQFLNRMSSFEDAGVSNR from the coding sequence ATGGAATTCAATATTCAAGCATTAAAATCAGAACTCTCAGAAAAAATAACACATAAAATCAATACCAAAACCAAACCGCTAGGTTCACTGGGAAAACTGGAAAGTATTGCATTAAAAATAAGTGAAATTCAAAATACCTTAACTCCCAAACTAATAAATCCTACCATTATCGTTTGTGCAGGAGATCACGGCGTAACAGAAGAAGGCATTAGCCCCTTTCCTCAAGAAGTAACCTTTCAGATGGTGATGAACTACCTCAGTGGAGGAGCTGCCATCAACGTTTTTACAAAGCAGAATAATATAGATTTATTATTGGTAGATACTGGTGTAAATTTTGATTTTGAAAGCCACCCTCACCTAATAGATAAAAAAATTGCTTACGGAACTAAAAACTTCACCAAAGGACCGGCAATGACACAAAAACAATGCGACAAAGCATTGAACAACGGCGCTGGCCTCGTAGATGAGCTCCAAAAGAAAGGTACCAATATTATTGGGTTTGGAGAGATGGGTATCGGCAATACCACTGCCGCAGCTGCACTATTATGTGCATACACTGGATGTACACCGAATAAAGCAGCAGGTGCAGGAACTGGTCTGGATGAAAAAGGTATTGCCCACAAAGCCTCCGTTATTGAAATAGCACTCCAACTCCACAAAGAGTTAAAAGACCCAATGCATATACTAGCTGCACTGGGAGGCTTTGAAATGGCAACCATAACAGGGGCTATGCTTCAGGCAGCCAAATATAAAATGACAATCATGATAGATGGTTTCATTGTTACATCTGCTCTGCTGGCCGCTTATAAAATTAACAATAATATACTTGACTATTGCATATTCTCACATAAATCACACGAAAACGGACACGACCTAATGTTAAATTACCTACAAGCAGAACCTATCTTAGATTTAGATATGCGCCTTGGTGAAGGAACTGGTAGTGCTGTGGCATATCCCATCATCGAAAGTGCCATCCAGTTCCTAAATAGGATGAGCAGTTTTGAAGATGCAGGAGTTAGTAACCGATAA